In a genomic window of Narcine bancroftii isolate sNarBan1 chromosome 7, sNarBan1.hap1, whole genome shotgun sequence:
- the mix23 gene encoding protein MIX23 isoform X1: MSGTARTSGPRAAGKMVAPSAGPNCQDFSEFQEVLRVMRQIDDRIIHELNTSLPTASFAGKIDASARCKELYQSLKEAHAGREKAIKTCISQSSSMVNKFREERNKDKDNLTLIKQLRKEQTNLKLMQSELNVEEVINDRSWKVFKERCRIHYKPSYNL, translated from the exons ATGAGCGGGACAGCCCGGACATCGGGTCCTCGGGCGGCGGGGAAGATGGTGGCGCCCAGCGCGGGGCCGAACTGCCAGGATTTCTCCGAGTTCCAG GAAGTATTACGGGTGATGCGGCAAATCGATGACAGGATAATCCATGAATTAAATACGAGTCTCCCCACTGCGTCGTTTGCTGGGAAGATTGATGCAAGTGCAAGATGCAAAGAGCTTTACCAATCA ctaaAGGAAGCTCATGCTGGTAGGGAAAAGGCCATAAAGACCTGCATAAGCCAGTCGTCCAGTATGGTGAACAAGTTTCGAGAAGAGAGAAATAAAGACAAGGATAATTTAACACTAATAAAACAACTTCGAAAAGAACAAACTAAC TTGAAACTAATGCAGTCTGAATTAAATGTTGAAGAGGTTATCAACGACAGAAGTTGGAAG GTCTTCAAGGAGCGGTGCAGAATTCATTACAAGCCTTCATATAACCTGTGA
- the mix23 gene encoding protein MIX23 isoform X2, whose product MWRVEVLRVMRQIDDRIIHELNTSLPTASFAGKIDASARCKELYQSLKEAHAGREKAIKTCISQSSSMVNKFREERNKDKDNLTLIKQLRKEQTNLKLMQSELNVEEVINDRSWKVFKERCRIHYKPSYNL is encoded by the exons ATGTGGAGGGTg GAAGTATTACGGGTGATGCGGCAAATCGATGACAGGATAATCCATGAATTAAATACGAGTCTCCCCACTGCGTCGTTTGCTGGGAAGATTGATGCAAGTGCAAGATGCAAAGAGCTTTACCAATCA ctaaAGGAAGCTCATGCTGGTAGGGAAAAGGCCATAAAGACCTGCATAAGCCAGTCGTCCAGTATGGTGAACAAGTTTCGAGAAGAGAGAAATAAAGACAAGGATAATTTAACACTAATAAAACAACTTCGAAAAGAACAAACTAAC TTGAAACTAATGCAGTCTGAATTAAATGTTGAAGAGGTTATCAACGACAGAAGTTGGAAG GTCTTCAAGGAGCGGTGCAGAATTCATTACAAGCCTTCATATAACCTGTGA
- the LOC138738377 gene encoding cystatin-B-like, with product MAKICGGISESKVVDAEVQLLANSVKSEIEEKAEKKFDVFVVKVYKSQTVAGINHFFKIHVGGTNYIHAKVYEDLPCRGGKRTVSCIQTKSQDEELIYFD from the exons ATGGCGAAGATCTGTGGCGGTATCAGCGAGTCCAAGGTGGTTGACGCCGAGGTTCAGCTCCTCGCCAATTCG GTAAAGTCTGAGATTGAAGAAAAGGCTGAAAAAAAATTTGATGTTTTTGTGGTTAAAGTCTACAAATCACAAACTGTAGCTGGTatcaatcatttttttaaa ATCCATGTTGGTGGCACTAACTACATACATGCAAAAGTATATGAAGATCTTCCTTGTCGGGGAGGTAAAAGGACAGTGTCATGCATTCAAACCAAGTCACAAGATGAagaattaatctattttgattAG